In Candidatus Omnitrophota bacterium, the genomic stretch GCGCCAGTCCCATTACATTTTTTACAAAAATCATGACGAGGAACTTTAAGTGTTTTTTCAACTCCATCAAATGCTTCCTTTAATGTCAATTCAAACTCATATTGAATGCTTTGACCACGTTTTGGGCCTCGCGATCGGCTAGACTGGCCACCAAAACCAAATCCGCCCAAAATGTCTTCAAAAACATCGCCACCAAATCCCATATTCTGAAAAATACTGCTAAAATCAGCATTTCTAAAAATATCATCTGAAGTGTAATTCTGATCAATGCCCGCATGCCCGAATTGATCATATGTTTTTCTTTTGCTTGGATCTGATAAAACAGCATACGCTTCAGAAATTTCCTTAAACTTCTCCTCGGCACTTTTCTTTTTATCTTCAGGAACACGATCTGGATGATGCGAAAGCGCAAGCTTCCGATAAGCTTTTTTAATTTCGCTTATCGTTGCCTCTCGCTTAACCCCTAAAATTTCGTAATAATCTTTTTTCATAAATGAGCTCCAAACTTATAGAACGACCAGCGAACATAAGTTTGCTGGGTGAACTTATCTCGTACCCAAAAAAAGCATCAAGACATCTAACAGTTCTAATCCTATAAAACAAAGTGCCTGCTTTTGCTTTAAATAAAAAGCAGGCACTCATTTATTTCTTAATATTTATTTCTTATCATCTTCTGCTGTAAAATCAGCATCCATAACGTCTTCTTTGTTAGAACCTTTAGATTCTGATTCTTGACCTGCTGACCCATCTGACCCTGGCTGAGCTTCAGCCCCAGGCTGACCTTGCGCTTGCTGGGCGGCAGATGCCTTATACATTTCCTCAGCTAGCTTATGGCTTGCTTTTTGCAAAGATTCCATAACAGGCTTAATTTTTTCAGCATCATTCGTTTTAATGGCTTCTTTTAAAGCTTCTAATTCTTTTTCAATATTAGCTTTATCTTCCGCTGAAACCTTATCTCCATAATCCTTTAGAGATTTTTCTGTCGCATAAACAAAGCTATTGGCTTCATTAAGCGTCTCAGCCTGTTCTTTTTTCTTTTTATCATCTTCAGCATATTTTTCTGCTTCTTTAACCATTTTATTAATATCATCATCTGACAATTTAGTTGATGCCGTAATTTTAATTGACTGCTCTTTTCCTGTTGCTTTATCTTTTGCCGAAACATGAACAATTCCGTCAGAATCAATATCAAATGTAACTTCAATTTGCGGAATGCCTCGTGGCGCTGACGGAAGGCCAACAAGATCAAAACGTCCCAACTCTATATTGTCATTTGCCATTTGACGCTCACCCTGCAAAACACGAATCGTAACTGCTGTTTGATTATCTTGGGCAGTTGAAAAAATCTGACTTTTCTTCGTTGGAATCGTTGTGTTTCTTTCAATTAATTTTGTACAAACACTCCCTAATGTTTCAATCCCTAGAGACAATGGGGTAACATCTAAAAGAAGAACCTCTTTAGCATCTCCCTTAATAATAGAAGCTTGAACAGCAGCCCCAAGAGCTACACATTCCATCGGGTCAATACCACGTTCAATTTTCTGACCTATTTGCTTTTCAACGAACTCTTGAACAATCGGCATACGAGTTGGACCGCCAACTAAAATAACTTTATCAATTTTAATTTCTTCTCCAAGCTTGGCACCCGCATCTTTTAGGGTCTGAGCAATTGGTCCTTGGCAACGATCAACAATTGGAGAAACTAAGCTTTCCAATTTTGAACGCTCAACCTTCAAATTAAGATGTTTCGGTCCTGTTGCGTCAGCAGTGATAAACGGTAAATTAACATCCGTTGAAATTGTAGAAGAAAGTTCTACCTTTGCTTTTTCAGCGGCTTCCCGAAGTCTCTGAAAAGCCATCTTATCAGCTTTAAGATCAATACCGCTTTCTTTCTTAAACTCTTCACAAATATAATTAATCAACACATTATCCATATCTGTTCCACCAAGATGATTATCTCCACTGGTCGACAAAACTTCAAACGTTGCGGCTTTATGTGTCTCATCCCATCCCATTTCTAAGACAGTGACATCAAGCGTTCCTCCGCCAAAATCAAAAACCATAATTTTTTGCTCTTTACCAGCTTTATCTAAACCATAAGCAAGACAAGCAGCTGTTGGTTCATTGATAATACGCAATACTTTTAATCCTGCGATTTCACCAGCATCTTTAGTCGCTTGTCTTTGATTATCATTAAAATAAGCAGGCACAGTAATTACAGCCTCATCAACAGTGTCTCCGAGATATTTCTCTGCATCAGCCTTGATTTTTTGCAAAATAAAAGCACTGATCTGTTGTGGCGTAAATTCTTTTCCGTCAACAGAAAATTTCTCACTTGTTCCCATCTTTCTTTTAGCGGCATACACCGTTCCTTGCGGATTAACGGCCGCTTGTCTTTTAGCTGGCTCGCCAACAAGACGATTTCCCTCTTTGTCAAATGCAACAAAAGACGGAAAAGCTTTGCCTGATGCCACGCCAGCACCTTCTGCTGATGGAATAATTGAAGGACGGCCTGCTTCCATGATTGCCGCCGCGGAGTTTGATGTGCCTAAATCAATTCCAATAACTTTTGCCATTTTCTTATCCTCCTTTTAAGAACTACATTCTGTCTTTTAAAAATTCTTACTCTGATTCACTTTGTTTTTGTTTTGCTACTTTTACCTTATTTGTGCGAATCACTTTATCTCCCAACATATATCCTTTTTGAAATTCATCTAAAACAATCCCCTCCTCTGCCTCAGATGTCTCTTCTTGCATAAGAGCTTCGTGACAATTCGGATCAAACATCTTTCCAATTGACTCAATAGGTTTAACATCATTTTTACGCAAAAGATCATAAACGTGTGCCATCACCATCTCGATGCCCTTTAAAAAAGCAGTATAATCTTCATGGTTAGCACGTGCAGCCTCAACAGATCTTTCTAAATCATCGAGAATACCTAAAAACTCAATGATCAGTTCTTGATTCGCGTATTTAAAAAATTCAAGCTTTTCGCGCTCCGTCCGCTTGCGCATATTTTCAAATTCAGCATAAATTCTTAAATATTTATCTTTATGATCAGCGACTTCATCAAGCAATTTTTGATGTTCTTCTTTTTTCAGAACAACAATATCCTCTTTTTTCTCTTCCTTCTTTTCTTCTTTTTTCTTCTCTTCTTTTTCCATCTTTTTTACCTTATTAACATTTCATCAATTAATTCTGTAAAATATTCTAAATTAGAAATTGCCTTCTCATAATTCATGCGAGTCGGACCTAAAAGCGCAACGCTACCTTTGGGTCCATTCTCATTTCCATATCGAGAAACAATCAACGAACAACCTTCCATATCTGAACACCCTGCCTCATCGCCAATATAAATATGAATTTTTCTCTCTAAGTCACGATTAATAATTTCCAAAATTCTCTCTTTTTCCTCAAGAAGATGAACAAGGCGTTCAATTTTCTGAAAATTATGAAACTCCGGATATCCCGCAACAAAACTAATTCCCCTACAAAATGTTTTGTCACCATACCCATCTATAGAAATAATGGCTGGATAACGCGTTTCTTGGGCCAAAATCTCGGATGTTTTTTTCAAAAGAGCTTCTAATTCTAAAACGCCCTGACTATATTCGGCCAGAATCCTTTGCTTTTCAATAGCCAAAAGATCAATCTCTTCCATCAAATGATCTACATAATAGCGATATCCATCTTGCGTTGGAATTCGACCTGCTGAAGTATGCGGATGTGTTAAAAAACCATCTTCTTCTAGTTCTGCTAAAATATTTCGAATAGTCGCTGGGCTCAAATCAAAAAGCCGCTCTTCAACAATTTGATTAGAACTCACAGGCGTTATATACTGAATATAACGGCTGACAACATAAGTCAAAATTTTCTCTTTACGATATTGTGGGTCTAAACGTTTTAAACGCATTTTTTCATGTTCTCGATTCTTCTTGAAATAAAAACCCTATAAATATAATGCGTTAGGGTAAAATTAGCACTCTATACTGAAGAATGCTAAGTCAGAATTATAGCAAAAACTTGCTTGTTGTCAACAAAATA encodes the following:
- the grpE gene encoding nucleotide exchange factor GrpE gives rise to the protein MEKEEKKKEEKKEEKKEDIVVLKKEEHQKLLDEVADHKDKYLRIYAEFENMRKRTEREKLEFFKYANQELIIEFLGILDDLERSVEAARANHEDYTAFLKGIEMVMAHVYDLLRKNDVKPIESIGKMFDPNCHEALMQEETSEAEEGIVLDEFQKGYMLGDKVIRTNKVKVAKQKQSESE
- the dnaJ gene encoding molecular chaperone DnaJ, encoding MKKDYYEILGVKREATISEIKKAYRKLALSHHPDRVPEDKKKSAEEKFKEISEAYAVLSDPSKRKTYDQFGHAGIDQNYTSDDIFRNADFSSIFQNMGFGGDVFEDILGGFGFGGQSSRSRGPKRGQSIQYEFELTLKEAFDGVEKTLKVPRHDFCKKCNGTGAKPGTQPKTCSRCQGRGQVVTDSGFFRMAQTCPQCRGEGKTISEFCPDCQGQGVVRVTRKIEVKFPAGVDTGSQLRVQGEGEAGKAGRGDLYIYIRIREDEIFKREGNDIYMILPLHFIKAALGAEVSVPTLGGN
- the dnaK gene encoding molecular chaperone DnaK — translated: MAKVIGIDLGTSNSAAAIMEAGRPSIIPSAEGAGVASGKAFPSFVAFDKEGNRLVGEPAKRQAAVNPQGTVYAAKRKMGTSEKFSVDGKEFTPQQISAFILQKIKADAEKYLGDTVDEAVITVPAYFNDNQRQATKDAGEIAGLKVLRIINEPTAACLAYGLDKAGKEQKIMVFDFGGGTLDVTVLEMGWDETHKAATFEVLSTSGDNHLGGTDMDNVLINYICEEFKKESGIDLKADKMAFQRLREAAEKAKVELSSTISTDVNLPFITADATGPKHLNLKVERSKLESLVSPIVDRCQGPIAQTLKDAGAKLGEEIKIDKVILVGGPTRMPIVQEFVEKQIGQKIERGIDPMECVALGAAVQASIIKGDAKEVLLLDVTPLSLGIETLGSVCTKLIERNTTIPTKKSQIFSTAQDNQTAVTIRVLQGERQMANDNIELGRFDLVGLPSAPRGIPQIEVTFDIDSDGIVHVSAKDKATGKEQSIKITASTKLSDDDINKMVKEAEKYAEDDKKKKEQAETLNEANSFVYATEKSLKDYGDKVSAEDKANIEKELEALKEAIKTNDAEKIKPVMESLQKASHKLAEEMYKASAAQQAQGQPGAEAQPGSDGSAGQESESKGSNKEDVMDADFTAEDDKK